The following are encoded together in the Anopheles nili chromosome 3, idAnoNiliSN_F5_01, whole genome shotgun sequence genome:
- the LOC128722447 gene encoding putative lipid scramblase CLPTM1, whose translation MSDEANSTAASESEPLSPSDQSNPEGAVQGQAAQQLQQQPSRAESFFAITKSLIIRALIIYFISSFFRRPAPDAGVNQQSTGKSKINAWNLFENGTVFDLHVYISEDQYNVDFNDPNSLIWLHEGLVYGDWYGGPNGDGIFTLNTRIKASESLMNNGSIYLHTYVTKTGLSPNPAAGEDFAGKNMGHTKSMLSKYRRIKRTKTHNLLAGEKEKFEKELEDALVDDKILSHWHPNLTINLVTDQTNWVKGSVPPPLDEYIKFLPGGQTYLPIVFFNDYWNMMRDYQPINQTTPVLELNLSYQPLSLFKWQLYAAQTMRNKWANNMFTEALSGGSESDEDQDSLKEALLDTNPYLLGVTIVVTILHSVFELLAFKNDIQFWNNRKSLEGLSVRSVFFGVFQSVIVLLYVLDNETNFMIKISCFMGLGIEVWKIQKVVNINVSKENRVLGFLPRISFTDKGSYVESSTKQYDNLAFKYLGWVCFPLLVAYSVYSVFYQEHKGWYSFVLNMLYGYLLTFGFIMMTPQLFINYKLKSVAHLPWRMLTYKFLNTFIDDIFAFVIKMPMMYRIGCFRDDIVFFIFLYQRWIYKVDSKRMNEFGFSADMLESKGTVASTEAPEALIKPTNSTDEHQDTGSQPSSPNSKKKKNKKSSPKRKGGNKSATEKKDD comes from the exons GGTGCCGTTCAGGGCCAGGCTgcgcagcagctgcaacaacAACCGTCACGCGCTGAATCGTTCTTTGCTATCACCAAATCACTGATCATCAGGgcattgattatttatttcatctcaTCTTTCTTCCGACGTCCTGCTCCAGATGCAGGCGTAAATCAACAATCCACAGGAAAATCCAAAATCAACGCCTGGAATTTATTCGAAAATGGTACCGTTTTTGATCTGCACGTCTACATTTCGGAAGACCAGTATAATGTTGATTTCAACGACCCGAACAGTTTAATATGGTTGCATGAGGGATTAGTTTATGGTGACTGGTATGGAGGCCCCAATGGGGATGGTATTTTTACATTGAATACTCGTATCAAAGCTTCCGAGTCGCTCATGAACAATGGTTCAATTTACCTACACACATACGTCACGAAAACGGGCCTTAGTCCGAACCCGGCAGCAGGAGAAGATTTTGCTGGCAAAAATATGGGCCACACCAAGTCCATGCTCAGCAAATACAGGAGGataaaacgaaccaaaacGCATAATTTACTCgcaggagaaaaagagaaattcGAAAAGGAACTGGAAGATGCGCTAGTAGATGACAAGATACTTTCGCACTGGCATCCCAATTTAACCATTAATCTTGTCACGGATCAAACAAACTGGGTGAAAGGATCTGTTCCACCTCCACTGGACGAGTACATCAAATTTCTTCCCGGTGGCCAAACATATCTTCCCATCGTTTTCTTCAATGATTACTGGAATATGATGAGAGACTATCAGCCTATTAACCAAACCACACCCGTGTTGGAACTGAACCTGTCGTATCAGCCGTTATCGCTCTTCAAGTGGCAGCTATACGCAGCACAAACGATGCGTAATAAATGGGCCAACAACATGTTCACCGAAGCACTATCAGGAGGTTCCGAATCAGACGAGGATCAGGATTCACTAAAAGAGGCGTTGCTTGATACTAATCCTTACCTGCTCGGTGTCACGATCGTGGTAACGATTCTGCATAGCGTATTCGAGCTACTTGCATTTAAAAATGACATTCAATTTTGGAACAATCGAAAATCTCTGGAAGGGCTTTCAGTACGATCAGTATTTTTCGGTGTATTTCAGTCGGTGATCGTATTGCTTTATGTATTGgataatgaaacaaattttatgATCAAAATCAGTTGTTTCATGGGTCTTGGTATCGAGGTGTGGAAGATTCAGAAAGTGGTCAACATCAACGTGAGCAAGGAAAATCGTGTGCTTGGATTCTTACCTCGGATAAGCTTTACGGACAAGGGCTCGTATGTAGAGTCTAGTACAAAACAGTACGATAATCTGGCTTTTAAATATCTCGGTTGGGTGTGCTTCCCACTACTGGTCGCTTATAGCGTGTACAGTGTATTTTATCAGGAGCACAAGGGATGGTATTCGTTTGTGCTTAACATGCTATACGGATATCTGCTAACTTTCGGGTTTATTATGATGACCCCACAGCTGTTTATCAACTACAAGCTAAAATCAGTTGCTCACTTGCCATGGCGGATGTTGACGTATAAATTTTTGAACACTTTTATTGACGATATTTTTGCCTTTGTAATCAAAATGCCGATGATGTACCGAATCGGTTGCTTCCGTGatg ATATTGTGTTCTTCATCTTCCTCTACCAACGATGGATCTACAAGGTCGATTCGAAGCGCATGAATGAATTTGGATTTTCAGCGGATATGCTGGAGTCAAAGGGGACAGTAGCGTCGACAGAAGCTCCCGAAGCGTTGATCAAACCAACGAACAGCACCGATGAGCATCAGGATACGGGAAGCCAGCCTTCATCTCCAAattcgaaaaagaagaagaacaaaaaatcgtcTCCAAAACGCAAAGGAGGCAACAAATCGGCAACAGAAAAGAAGGATGACTAA